The following are encoded in a window of Caloenas nicobarica isolate bCalNic1 chromosome 32, bCalNic1.hap1, whole genome shotgun sequence genomic DNA:
- the LOC136000368 gene encoding olfactory receptor 14J1-like, whose amino-acid sequence MSNSSSISQFLLLAFTDTRELQLLHFWLFLGIYLAALLGNGLIITTIACDQHLHTPMYFFLLNLALLDLGCISTILPKSMANSLWDTRVISYAGCAAQVFFIGFFFGAEYSLLTITSYDRCIAICKPLHYGTLLGSRACVHMAAAAWETGFLYALLHTANTFSLPLCKGNVLDQFFCEVPQILKLSCSHYYLREGGILGFSAFLFFVCFVFIVLPYVQIFRAVLRIPSEQGRHKAFSTCLPHLAIVSLFIITGMFAYLKPPSISSPSLGVIVSVLYSVVPPVVNPLLYSMRNQELKNALWTVMTGCFLKQ is encoded by the coding sequence atgtccaacagcagctccatcagccagttcctcctcctggcattcacagacacacgggagctgcagctcttgcacttctggctcttcctgggcatctacctggctgccctcctgggcaacggcctcatcatcaccaccatagcctgtgaccagcacctccacacccccatgtacttcttcctgctcaacctcgccctcctcgacctgggctgtaTCTCCACcattctccccaaatccatggccaactctctgtgggataccagggtcatttcctatgcgggatgtgctgcccaggtcttcttcaTAGGTTTCTtctttggtgcagagtattctcttctcaccatcacgTCCTATGACCGTtgcattgccatctgcaaacccctgcactacgggaccctcctgggcagcagagcttgcgtccacatggcagcagctgcctgggagactgggtttctctatgctctgctgcatacagccaatacattttcactgccactctgcaagggcaatgtcctggaccagttcttctgtgaagtcccccagatcctcaagctctcctgctcacactacTACCTCAGGGAAGGTGGAATTCTTGGTTTTAGtgcctttttattctttgtgtgttttgtgttcattgtcttgccctatgtgcagatcttcagggccgtgctgaggatcccctctgagcagggacggcacaaagccttttctacctgtctccctcacctggccatCGTCTCCCTGTTTATCatcactggcatgtttgcctacctgaagcccccctccatctcctccccatccctgggtgTGATAGTTTCTGTTCTGTATTCAGTAGTTCCTCCAGTTGTGAATCCTCTCctctacagcatgaggaaccaggagctcaagaaTGCCCTATGGACAGTGATGACTggatgttttctgaagcaatga